The Tripterygium wilfordii isolate XIE 37 chromosome 23, ASM1340144v1, whole genome shotgun sequence genomic sequence AACAACGTTCAAATCGATGGAAGAATTGAAATCTGCCGAAGAAATTGGTCTGCCGAGTTTGATGTTTCTTCTCCTCGTTCTTGCCGTCACACTCTCTCCAATATTAGGTCTTTAACTGTGCAGCAAAAAGTGTCCTTTGTCTCAGCATAACACTGCTTATATAGTCTTtaacaagccctaaactggcccaattgtcttTGCCACGTCAGCCACTTGGACATGCAGACTGATTCCCGCGTTCTGCGACCGCAACAGGTTGCAAAAataggttacaaattctgtccaatgCCAGCTGTACCCTCCAgtagtacctgttcataaaaataccaatatgggcaatattttgcactaaacaacatagaaaaataataactttaagcccagaaaaataggtgtattttacacctaacaaaatcccccaaacttcaaccttgcttgtcctcaagcaagcaatcaagaaCAAGTTTAAACCATTTTAAGAATCATTTGAAAAGcttcaatcaagaattggcagCACACGTACTTTCTCATTATTTCGATGCAACATTGACGTCCGGTAGAGAATTGCACAACCTAAACTCTGCTCACAACTACTTTAGTTTACACATTTATTTTCACACACCCTCACAAAAGTACAcacataataaataaaagaaaattttcagggtagtgtttactctcttatgaactcataacctacagccatatgcttgcatgtccaccaaccttacttcacactaaaactctcattcaatgaatcagaaggactttattgggaGCAAGAAAATTCGGCTAAGGAAGgctaaaaaatacacaaaataaatatgaattggattcaaactaaagtcatcacAATCAAATCACAATTAAGTCcaatgcaacaaggataagcTTCAAGGAATAACATAAGTTAGATAAAGGTATGGTTAaaacaaaacatgtgatgatcatgccatatatcacagagtctcaaaaataggcatccatcataagactaatcaTAACTCCATCTACCCATCCCAacataataaaataacaaaagctTCCCCTACTCCAAAATAACAAGTCAAAATATTACTAAGCCTAATCAGAACATCAGCAcatcaaccaaataaaatcaggGTAAGGTCCCGtcacgaatcaaatcaaacatctccctctgttgagctTCAAATCTCTGCTGAgcctccttcatctcatgcatatgCATTCCAATACTCATCTGAAGTGACTCAACAGTTGATTCAAGATGCTCCAACCGGGTTATGAATAAGCAGCAGCCGTAACTTTGAGGAGTGGAAAGCAAGTTCTGGAAAAGCTGATGCTGAATAATAGAGGAAAGAATGATGTGGTAGAGGAGGAGGACAAAAGGGACACAGTTCCTGGGCAAaaggagatggaaaaaaaatattgaggagAAGCAAACAACCGATCATCAGGTAACCAATGCTTCAAATTCGTATACTGTGCCTATTCCTTTCCCTCGCAGGTTCATGAAAACCAAGAAGGAGCAGCACTAAAAAGATATCTTGGATACCTTTCGTAAGGTCCAAGTGAATATCCCTCTCTTGGATGCTATAAAACAAATTCACAAGTACGCGAAATTTCTTACGGAGCTTTGCACTAACAAGAAGAGGtttgaagaacatgaaataataGCTCTGAGTGAGGAGGTGTCAGCTGTGCTCCAACGTAAACTACCTCCCAAATCGAAAGACCATGGAAGCTTTACCATACCGTGTACCATCggtgaaaaaaggtttgaaaaAGCCTTACTTGATTTAGGTGCTTCTATAAATTTAATGCCTTTTTCTGTTTATGAAGCACTTGATCTAGGTGAGCTCCAAGAGACTAGTGTGGCTATTCTGCTTGCGGATAGATCACTTAGACGATCAAGAGGTTTGTTGGAAGATGTTTTGGTATGTGTGAATGAATTGATCTTTCCAGCCGACTTCTTTGTGTTGGAGATGGAAGAAACTGTTATGCCGATCTCCTTACCCCTCATACTTAGCCGGCCCTTCATGAGAACTGCGCGAATCAAGATTGATGTCTATGAAGGAACCTTGTCCATGGAAattcaaggagaaaaaaattggCTTTAGAATTTTCGAAGCAATGAGGTATCCTTGTGATGATCAATCTTGTTTTCCCGTTGATACTTCTGATTATTTGGTGCAGGATACATTCAATACAAGCATGGGTGATGACTCTTTAAAAACTGTGCTGGAATTGGGTTTATTACCGTGCCAACAATCAACCATCGCAATGACCAACCAAGAAGCTATGTGGTGTCAAGAATTGGAGAGTTCAGTGGCTGCCCTTGAAGCTTTGCCACAAATACAAGGTAAGCattattctccttttatttctcttccaatttctaatgaaaaacttgttcctTATGTGATTGAGGCACCAAAAGTAGAGCTTAAACAACTACCGGACCATCTGCAATATGCATTCTTGGGAGACAATGAGACACTACCAGTTATTATCGTAGCTAACCTTTCGGTAGAGGATAAAGATAAGCTGATTCGAGTTCTTAGAGAGCACAAAATAGCAATTGGTTGGAGTATAGCGGATATCAAAGGCATAAGCCCAGCCACATGCATGCACAAGATACTTTTAGAGGAAGGATCAAAACCTACAAGAGAATCCCAACGTCAATTGAACCCTCCTATGATGGAAGTGGTCAAGAAAGAAGTTCTCAAACTTCTTGATGCCAATATGATATACCCTATCTCTGATAGTAAATGGGTGAGTCCAGTACAAGTTGTTCCCAAATGATCCGGAATAACAGTTGTGAAGAACAAGGACAATGAACTAGTGGCTCAACGTTTGCAAACGGGCTGGAGAGTGTGCATCGACTATCTCAAGCTCAACAATACTACAcgtaaggatcactttcctttaccctttattgatcagatgcttgagcGTCTTGCAGGTCATGCATATTATTGTTTCTTGGATGGCTACTCGGGTTACAACCAAATTGCCATAGCtccggaagatcaagagaagacgACATTCACTTGTCCTTTCGGAACATTTGCGTATAGGAGGATGCCTTTTGGTTTGTGCAACGCCCCTACCACATTTCAACGTTGTATGATGAGcatattttctgacatggtCGAAAAAATTATcgaggtattcatggatgactTTTTGATTTTCGGTAATTCTTTTGACCATTGTCTTCATAATTTGTCACTTGTTTTAAAACGTTGTCAAGAAATTCACCTtgtacttaattgggagaagtgtCACTTCATGGTAACACAAGGTATAGTTTTAGGCCATATTATATCTCCTAGGGGTATTGAAGTTGATAAAGCAAAGATAGACCTTGTTCGTTCTTTACCACCCCCTACATGTGTGAGGAAGGTTCAttcttttcttggtcatgcaggTTTCTATCGGCGCTTCATCAAGGATTTCTCAAAGATTACATGGCCTCTTTGTCGCCTACTCCAAAAAGAAGTGGAATTTGAGTTCAATGAAGAATGCAAAGTGGCGTTTGACAAGCCTAAGGGAATGTTAACGATAGCCCTTATCATTGTGCCACCAGATTGGAGCCTTCCCTTGGAATTAATGTGCGATGTAAGTGACTACGCGGTGGGTTCTGTTTTGGGACAACGAGTAAACAAGCTGCCCCACGTTATCTACTATGCATCTTAGACTCTCAATGAGGCTCAAGTCAAGTATACCACCACAGAGAATGAGCTACTTGCTGTTTTTTTCGTGTTAGATAAATTTCGATCATATCGTATAGGCACTAAAGTGATTGTTTTTTCTGACCATGCAGCATTAAAAtatcttctcacaaaaaaaGATGCTATGCCCAGACTAATTCGATGGATGCTCTTGCTTCAAAAGTTTGATATTGAAATCAAAGACAAGAAGGGGAGTGAGAATGTTGTGGCGGATCATCTCAGTCTCAGCAGCATGACACATACTCAAACTTGGGAAGGTGAGGTCTTGCCCTTACAAGAACAATTTCCTAACGATCAAATTTTTGCTATGCAGTTTACGGATCCTTGGTATGCAGATATCATCAATTATATTGTTACCTAGGAGATTCCAGTAGATTTTTCTAGAGCACAAAAGGATAGACTTGTCACGATGGCAAAGTACTATGTGTGGGATGATCCATATTTATGGAAGCAATGCCCGGATCAAGTGATACGAAGGTGTGTACCCGAAAGTGAGTTTGATTCTATACTAACTTTCTGTCACTCTTATGCATATGGAGGCCACTATGGAGCTAAGAGGGCAACTCTTAAAGTACTTGAAAGTGGTTTTTATTGGCCATCATTGTTCAAGGATGCATGTCatttttgtaagacttgtgatCGTTGTCAAAGGACAGGTAATATTGGCCCAAGAAATCAAATGCCCTTAAACCTATTCAATattgttgaaatctttgatgtttggagCATTGATTTCATAGGTCTCTTTCCTTCTTCTCATGGATTCCTTTATATACTTCTCGCTGTCAATTATGTTTCTAAGTGGATAGAGGCATAGGCCACTCGGACTAATGATTCTAAAGTTGTTCTCAATTTTCTTCGAGCTAAAATCTTTTCAAGGTTTGGTATGCCTCGAGCTATTGTCAACGATGGAGGAACTCATTTTTGTAACATATCCTTTGCAGCTTTTTTGAAGAAGTATAATATCACTCACAAAGTCTCAACACCATACTACCATCAAACGAATGGCCGAGCAGAAGTTTCGAATAGAGAGATTAAACACATTCTAGAAAGAACTATCAATACAAACCGAAAGATTAGGGTGATAGGTTGGACGATGCTCTATGGGCATATAGAACTGCCTACAGGACCCCCATTGGGATGAGTCATTTTCGGTTACTATATGGGAAGTCATGCCATCTTCTGGTGGAGCTTGAACACCGTGCTTATTGGGCCATCAAGAAGTTCAATTTTGATATAAGGTTGGTGGGTGATCATAGACGTCTTCAGTTGAACGAACTTGACGAGTTAAGGACTGAAGCATATGAGAATTCTCGAATTTACAAGGAGAAGACGAAGGTGTTTCATGATAAGCTAATTGCCAAGAAGACCTTTGAAGTTTGCCAGAAAGTCCTCCTCTTTGATTCTCTACTTAAGTTGTTTCCGGGTAAACTTCGCTCTCATTGGTGTGGACTATTTATTGTTACTAATGTTTTCTCTCATGGTGCAGTTGAAATTCAGAATCCAAAAACAGGGAGTACTTTTAAGGTGAATGGGCATCGGCTCAAGCCATACCTTGAGTTGGTCACAGAGCGGTTGGTGGAGAATGTACCTCTCCGCGACCCTGATGTTGGTGCATGATTAGTGGTGTCGTTTGGCTGAAGACGTTAACTcaagcgctacttgggaggcaacccaacaagGGAGAAGAAAGCTACACTCTcgtaacttttcttttcttttcagttttaattTCTAATAGTTAGTTGTGTTTCCCTCTTTCCATGCTTGGCTTAGCCTTGTTCTGTGTTTTAATTTCTTGACATTGGGACAATGTCTAATTCAGGTTTTGGGGGTGTGGGAATGTTTAGagtcggttaaaaaaaaatttactgttttgaaacattGATTTGAAGTGCTACTTTTGCTTACTAATGGAGATGTATATGTTGTGCATTGATCAATAATTTTTTACTAAGAGATTGTCACGTAGGGATTGCATCATAGATGATTCATTTaattgtgatgtgctcttaatATCTTGGTGGCCAAGGATGCCATAGCAGAATGAACTGTGAAAAAATAGTGGAGACTACCTTGTGAGATTATTGAGCCTATACTGATTTTTGCTGAGAGATGCACTGTTATTTCTACTCTTAAACACTCTTACTTCATCATTTAGATTGATCTCACTAGGCCTTGCATTGGATACTAAAGAACTAATCTCTATACAGACATCATGATGCTTGCCTTTGCTTTTGAGTTGAATGAACCCTGAAAGATGAAGTTAGGCTATGTGTGTCTTACCCTTGTTAGACCTTTTGAATTCATTACCTTTTGTGTCCGCTGTTTACCCCGTTGAAACCAACCACTTAAGCCTTTTCTTTCATTACCCTCAACTTATCCATATTGCCCTGTTCTGAACCTATCTTGTAGCTTGAGCTATGTTAAGATAATCTTGTAAAAATTCGAAGGTTGAGCtcaaaataaatgaagaaaaaatatgGTGTGTACCGAGGTAGATTGTGCTTTCGttggaagaaagaaatatgatgtagaaaaagaaagtaccaagaaaaaaaagaagaaaagaaaggaacgAAATTGGGgttgagaagaatatgagcttacaaattaaggaaaaatcatTTCAGCTCccaagtgaaaaagaaaaaaagagagcactAAAGGTCTGGACACCGATTACAAAGTTTCTAAGAGGGCCAACCTATTGTATTTCATGAATGCAAGACCTTGGTATAGCTCAAGCTCTGACCCTTtgtattcttttctttcctaCCCATAAGCCTTACCTTACGCTACAACCATAACAAAAGAGCTAATTGATTTCTTGGTGAATTTTTCTTGGCGGTGAAGATAAATGTCATGGTTTATCTGTGTTCTTAGTATCTAATTTCTTTTGTGAGATTTTCTTTCTATAATTGTGCTTCATTGTCATCTATTCATACGTGGAATATCTATACCTATTTCACATAAGTTCCACCACGTATGCTTGTGAGAGATTTCAAGCCCTAGGTTCTGAgtgaattaaaagaaaatgagagaaagttATCATGTGAGGTGTAGAGTCGAGGCGAATTTATTCCATGGCATTCGGGTATGGTGCTTCTTTAAGCTTGGAATTTATGAGTATCAGCATTATACTCTACACTGTGATGCATTTCCTTATAGTGGCATGATCTTAGTTCATTGAGTACAATTGACACACATTGGTTTTTATTCGTTCGTTTAAAGGATGCCTTTAAAATTTTTAGTTtcataaatgtttgtgggtatcgttctAGTAAACCCttaggagacacaactcctcctactagggacacctagaggtttaaaggcttgtggcacacaCTAAGTGTCATCATGtttccctacgaaagtggcctaggttattattatttttttttttattaccatTTTGCTCGGGGACTAGCAAAAGTTCAggtttgggggtatttgataacacatatttatgcacattttgcatcccttattcctatactttgcactagttttCTTTGTgcaattggttgttttgatgtgttttttgtaagttttgaaggaatacgtccctaatggtgattgagagctaaagaggcaaaaatatggtgaaatgagaaaagatgaatatgttcacaattttgaagccaagtcaggttcctaaacaAATTCGTCAACTTCACAGAAAAAACTGGACGTGCTCAGGAAGAACTGGATGGCGAAtaatataccgttggaaagatctagaagtctagtttccatataattttatggttcatgatttggagttttctagaggaagttgcatcagtgttagcatcagtggttcagtgcagaaattatatacgaaattagaagatttgatatcTCAAGTTACTGTTCTTGGTAGTCAAGACACGAaacaaatcttgggagattacggggcactcgaatcttatgttagaagtcaatgacaactctctcagtcagtttaagttcagtttccataaggagaagtgcATTGAAAGTCAAGTTCTATATCAATTAGGAGAAACACTTCcttatggtaattggacttaattcctattttgtctcaaagGTCTCAGTCGGCGTGGAACTATAAAAGAGATGTAAAAGTCATCAAAGAACGAAGGAACGGAGAGCACAGAGAGAAGGTGAAACCAACAGCAAGCAAGCCGAGATCTACTATTaggttttctctttcttttatgtattttagtcttcaaaacagatgatgtgTGACTAATAttccttcagttaaggggctggttgaagcccgagcatgattgtattgatgcttcgttaatcttatttcttaaaatcgattgaaaatcttttcactatattacttgttgatgaaatctaagatatgtttctttgagtgcacgcttagataTATGTTTTAGgattctattgctaggacgaTATAATTGATCacccatatcttcataaagtctcaagtagccaatgaatagATAAATTGATTTCTAGATGACGTAAGATGCATGCCACGTCTtatgaatttagtgatgtttgccttctttgtgcttaatgattcttgagtgttgaatctatgaacatgtcattctagattgcatcttaagaactaagttaaggagtacatgccatgcacttgacatacCAATTAAGAGAGAacaataagataaaatcaacatgccatCGTTTTATCTTAGACATCATCATTCGTgaattaagaaatatatatgaaggttgcagcagtacatgattgttagtggtggatagctttcccttgactctttctcttataagaataAAAAATGTTTGTACTTCTTACCGACTATTTTGAGTTAGCCatttagctcgagtcacaatacTGATTAGCTCAAGTCAAAATTAGATTTGATTTGCAATTATATTCCAATCCTCTGCGGGAGATGCCCTTGCTTCTCACTATTCTCAACAACTTTTTTCTTaagttgcaaggattaaattgagttatttttcagtACCTATATTGGTATTTGCAAATAGTTGAACAACATCGCAGTAGGGTAAAAAAATTGGTGCGCAAAATTGGCACGAATTATATGACGGTGCTTTTTAATAAAGCGTCTTCAGATACCGACTCTTTACAAATAAACGTCGTCTTAGGTTTTCAATATAATGGCACAAATAATAACCGTTGTAAAGTAAAAACGATAACGTGGTGTTTCAATCCTACTAAacagttttcttagaagtgtcaaAGTAAGTGTTGACAAGTTTACTTTTTTTCAacaaacacatttttattttgtgattataaaatcctaataacagagagagagagagagagagatcatcaAGATTACTTCATGATAATGAAGAGTGCAAGATTAAGAAGCATTAGGCATTACTATGTCAAGTGAGCAAGTAGACGGATAATGTTCATGCATTGTATGTTAAATATGTTTGAGTGCTGGGGACCAGTGATAAAAGCAAAGGACGAGGAGGTAGGATATGGGGAGTCCGCAAATTCAACAAGATAGTGTATGTGTGAACATTAATGTTATATGGTACGAGGCGGCTCGATTTTTTGGTGGATAACATTATGAGTGAGGGGTCCACATTTGATTTCTTTGCATTCTCACCACACTTTCAATCTTTTCTCGACATCCATTATTGTCCTTTGCTTTGTCTTTTGCAAATAAAAAACTGAATGACACAGTTGCACATGACGTAAACGTTTATGGATGgtagtacatatatatgtgtacattaATACATATATCTGAAACAGTATTTGAGTTGGAACAAATTCATTGGGCTTATAAAATTTTAGAACAACAGTTTagtgaaaattcacaaaaattatGGGATCGTAGTCCATGATTCTGTCATCTCCTAATATAATTATTAGGGTTAAACCAATGGATTATCCTAGACAAAGAATACATgaatttgataatcaaatcaaaaaattatttaaccTATCTATGTAAGTGTTAATTCTATCTGTGTATGCACTCTTAGTGTTGATGATAAAAAGCctaaagagatagagagagagatcatCAAGATTAGTTGATGATAAAGATCAGTGAAAGATTAAGGAGATTTGGCCAATTCTTGTCAAGTGAATGAGTAAATGGATAAGGATCATATGTGTTGTATGTTAAATATGTTTGAGTGAAGAGGGACCAGGAACAAAAGCGAAGGACGAGGCAGTGTATGTGTGAACATTTTAAGTTTGAGAGAAGATGGACCAAGAACAAAAGCCAAGGACGACGTTCACATTGATTTCTTTGGATTTTTCACTACACTTGCAAACAAAAAGCCGAAGTGTCAGAGTTGCAAATGCCAAAAACGTTTATTGAtggtagtacatatatatatatataaaaagaggataaaatttttttaaatccgTCATTTATTTTGAGAGAAACCATTTTGAAGTTTCATttaataaaagagaaaaaatcaaAACTATTGATGTCATATTAGTAGAAAATGTAGAAGAACTAAAATGAAAAGACGCCGATTCACTAaaacttaataattttattaaataaaaagggACACATAGGTAATTTAATGAGTTGTGTCATGATTAATATTCTTTTTAGGTTGTCCTTAATTTAATACTACCCCAAATGGGAGTTAAATGCCAATATTCCTTACAAAGATGGATGGTGACTATTCACATAGGGCATTATCTATAATAAAAATGAATAGTTCTATTCACATGCATGGCGCATTATCTAGATAATAAAAATGAATAGTACTATTCACATGCATGGCGTATTATCTGCATCTATGCGTAAGAACGCTTGTTCAATTATTTTTACTTTTCACTACTCGAAAATCAGTAACACTGGTTAAAAGTAACTCGCTCGACTTAGGCAACTACTATAAAAGGGGAATGTTTGTCAATCAGGAAGAACAAGGAGAACCTCCAGAGTAGCAGCTCATTGTTCAAGGTTTTCCTACAATGTCATCCTCCAATCAATCTCTTCTCTTTTCAGTCACTCTCTTTGCTCTCATCTCTTCCACCATTTCCCGATCAATAATCCAAATGCCTATTCCCAGCCTGCGAAATATCCACGCTGATGATGACGATCTCTTGTGCGACAGTTGGCGATTATCCGTCGAGACCAACAATATGGGATCCTGGTCGACAGTCCCCTATGAATGCGTTACCAATGTTAAAGACTACATGACCGGTGAGCGCTACAACATGGACACCTGGTGGGTCACATGGGTCTCGTTGTCCTTTGCCAGTACTATAAAGATGGCCGACGACGGCAAGGACGCTTGGATCTTGGGTGTCGATGACGCTCTGCTCTCCAATCTTCCTTACTACCAGGACCATGGATACGGGTAAGTCGCGCTGCTGAAAAATTGTTTGTCACCGCCATTCGATCTacttatatgtaaaaaaattacGTACGTACGAAATCGGGTTGCAATTATTCaatcaaataaatttgtttttgtatGGCCAATGGCCGTGTGCCACATGCCATGTATGACGGCAGTATTGGTCAACAATATAGTGGTTGACTGATGGTAaatgagaaaataataaaaaccacAGTAGTTTGATATTTCAATTATACCAATTATTGAGTTAAACTTTCGTGTACTCTACATATCTTAATGGACCATATATGGCTTAATTACAAGATGTGTTTGTATTGTGAAGTTCTGGTTGTTGCTTGATTTGTAGTGGTTGACGTAAATTATAAACCAAATTTAATAACCAATATGGTTTTTGGATGCAGATCAGAAAGTTTCAATGAAACTTCATATAATGAATGGGTGGATTTGGCTAATGCTCCTGCTGTACCTTCTAGTACTTTTTTGTACACGCTGCTCAAGAGGTATGGGTTCACTATATTTTTACTGTCAGGGCGCGATGAATTTCAAAGGAAAGTTACCATTGAAAACCTTTCTTCTCAAGGTTTTTCGGGCTGGGAAGATCTTATCTTGAGGTATTGGATATAATGCAAAATATGATTCAACTCAATAAGAATGGTTTAAATTTCATGCAAGTTTAATTGTTTATGCAAAAGTTAAACTAACAACTCTGGTCTTTTGGTAATGATACAGGCAGGATTCAGACCAGGGCGTTCTGGCAGTTGTCTACAAGTCTCAGAAGAGATTGGAGTTGGTTAATAAAGGTTACAGGATTCATGGGGTGTCTGGAAGTCAATGGAGTGATTTGCTGGGCTCTGCAGTCGGAGAACGATCCTTTAAAATCCCAAATCCATTATATAACGTTTCTTAGCTTGAAGATGATCATGTCTTCATTGTAAGGACTATGATTGTGGTATCGTTGTATTAAGGGTTTAAAGCCACTAGGCGTAATCATAATAAGACCCTTTGGAATAATTGTATTATGATGGGAAGTCATTTCTGTAATAAGATATGTTCTCTTCCCACTATTATTTTGATCATCTACTACTAGGCGTCACGCGCACAAAGACATGAACATTGCGTTATAGTGGtgataaaaatggaaaaatatAACTGCTAATGAACATGAAACGAGACGAGCCCCTCTGTAAATGTCTTAGATAAATTCGGGGTCAAACTAGAGAGTAGTATGAAGGTGAGAGTCTTTGCAAATCATTTGCCGCGATATGCTTCTAGTCTTAGTCTGACTTTTACATGATTGGATGATAGATGTGCTTATTTGTCTTCCGACTGACATGGCCTCATCTATAAAAGTACATGATTATATCACGATGGAAAGTCATTTCTCTAATAGGATATGTTCCCTACCACTATTGTTTTGGCCATCTACTCTCATTTATAAAAGGACATAGACTTACTCTTAAACAATATGTTGCATCACactaacatatatgttacataGTCTATTTCTTAATGACTTCGCATTTGAATCTAACGTTCATAATtaagttattatttttattatttattaaggaCATTAAAATCTCAAGAAATTATATCTAAATAAAATCCCGTTCTTTGAAATCAACAAACCCAACAAAGAATAGCAACTTACCCCAATTGTACAGAATTGTCTTCGATTTTAGTGTTTTACATGCCGTGTATATGGAGAAAATATTCACTATTGCCGTACACCACGTCATCGTATTGATATGGTTTGCATGCACCACTGAATGATTGACACATGTACATGACTTAAAATctggttctctctctc encodes the following:
- the LOC119993697 gene encoding acid phosphatase 1-like — translated: MSSSNQSLLFSVTLFALISSTISRSIIQMPIPSLRNIHADDDDLLCDSWRLSVETNNMGSWSTVPYECVTNVKDYMTGERYNMDTWWVTWVSLSFASTIKMADDGKDAWILGVDDALLSNLPYYQDHGYGSESFNETSYNEWVDLANAPAVPSSTFLYTLLKRYGFTIFLLSGRDEFQRKVTIENLSSQGFSGWEDLILRQDSDQGVLAVVYKSQKRLELVNKGYRIHGVSGSQWSDLLGSAVGERSFKIPNPLYNVS